Below is a window of Tsuneonella deserti DNA.
CAACCCCAAAGTTTGCATGAGGAGAGGGCGATGTCGGCTCGCCGCGCAACACAACTGTTCTTTTGCTTGCGAACAGTACCCGCGGAGCAGGAGTGATGGAGGTCCGCACGCAGTTAAGGCGTGCCGCCTCTTATTTCTCGTCAGAGACGGCGCTTGTTCACGGCGATCGGCGTCTCACTTTCGCCGAGGCTTGGTCGCGTGGTGTCCGGCTTGCGAACGCGTTGGCTGATCGGGGGCTCATGCCCGGCGACCGCATTGCGACCCTTGAAACGAACTCGATCGAAGCGGTCGATATTCTTCTCGCCTCCGCAATCGGGAATTTCGTTCGCGTGCCACTCTATGCGCGCAACCGACGTGAATCTCACGAGCATATGATCAAGAGCACGGGCTGTAAGTTAGCCCTCGTAGATAGGTTGCTTGGTAGCGAAATAGAGGGGCTTGACGCGGAAATCGGATCGCTCAGACGCATCATCGTCCGCGACGACGGGTATGAAGGCTGGCTCGCATCGGCATCCGAAATTGATCCGGACCCCGCCGTTTCGCCTGACGATTACTGCGTCATCCGTCATACGGGCGGCACGACGGGCAAGCCGAAAGGCGTGGCTTATCGGCATCGTGCTTGGATGGCCATCTGTGCGGCATTTTTCGAACTAGGCCCTAACGTGAATCGCGGGGATGCTATCCTGCACGTCGGACCGTTGTCTCACGCGTCAGGGTTCATGTTCCTACCGGGATGGTACAGTGGCGCGCGGAATGTGATGGTCGATAGCTTCGATCCAGGATCATTTCTCGATATTCTCGCGCGAGAAGAGATAACCCACGGATTCGTCGCCCCGACCATCCTTAATGCTGTCGTCCACCATGAAGGCGCCAGCCGCCGTAGCTTTCCGAAACTGAAGTACCTGCTGTCCGCCTCCGCCCCGATTTCGGAATCAACCCTGCGCAAATCAGCGGATCTGTTCGGAGAGCATGTCCTGCATTCAGCCTACGGGCAGACGGAAATTCTTCCTGTCGCAGGAATGGGTCCCGACGCTTGGTTCTCGACGCTCGATGGCTCCAGCCCCATCAGTGCAGTGGGACGGCCAATGCCCCTGGTCGATGTAGAGATCCGTGATGAAGCCGGTACAGTTCTCGGGCCTGGCGAACCGGGCGAAATCGTAGCGCGCTACGAAGGTGTCCAGATGGATGGCTTCTGGGACGATCCGGAAGAAACTGCACGTCGAATGGTTGATGGGTGGATAAAGACCGGCGATATAGGAACACTCGACGCTAACGGGTTACTATACTTGCTGGACCGAAGCAATGACATGATCGTGTCGGGTGGCTTCAATATCTACCCTAATGAAATCGAAAACGTGATTGCGGAACATCCGCATGTGATCGAAGTGGCAGTATTTGGAATTCCGCACAAGAAATGGGGAGAAACTCCCCTTGCGATGGTGCGGCTTACGCAGGATGCCACTGTTACCGAGGCTGACATCATTGAATTGGTGCGCACCCGTCTGGGCTCCACCAAAAAGCCAAGTCGTGTTGAGTTCACGCTCGATCCGTTGCCACTAAGTAACGTCGGCAAAGTGCTGCGCTCGAAGTTGCGCGAACCATATTGGGCAGGGCATGACCATCGCGTCGCAGGCGCATGAGTCGCCCTGTTTATCCTCAAGAATGCGGTCCTCGTCTGGAAACTAAATATGCCGTATGAAAATATTCTGGTCGATCAGCGGGGGGCTGCGCGCTGGATAACGCTTAACCGGCCCCTTTCACTTAATAGCCTCTCGTTGGCACTCGCGGAAGATCTCCACCACGCCTTTGCGGCCGCCGAAACCGATGAGG
It encodes the following:
- a CDS encoding class I adenylate-forming enzyme family protein — protein: MEVRTQLRRAASYFSSETALVHGDRRLTFAEAWSRGVRLANALADRGLMPGDRIATLETNSIEAVDILLASAIGNFVRVPLYARNRRESHEHMIKSTGCKLALVDRLLGSEIEGLDAEIGSLRRIIVRDDGYEGWLASASEIDPDPAVSPDDYCVIRHTGGTTGKPKGVAYRHRAWMAICAAFFELGPNVNRGDAILHVGPLSHASGFMFLPGWYSGARNVMVDSFDPGSFLDILAREEITHGFVAPTILNAVVHHEGASRRSFPKLKYLLSASAPISESTLRKSADLFGEHVLHSAYGQTEILPVAGMGPDAWFSTLDGSSPISAVGRPMPLVDVEIRDEAGTVLGPGEPGEIVARYEGVQMDGFWDDPEETARRMVDGWIKTGDIGTLDANGLLYLLDRSNDMIVSGGFNIYPNEIENVIAEHPHVIEVAVFGIPHKKWGETPLAMVRLTQDATVTEADIIELVRTRLGSTKKPSRVEFTLDPLPLSNVGKVLRSKLREPYWAGHDHRVAGA